One genomic window of Podarcis muralis chromosome 9, rPodMur119.hap1.1, whole genome shotgun sequence includes the following:
- the SPATA4 gene encoding spermatogenesis-associated protein 4 isoform X3, producing MRSFENGTSLPVKLSNWSQLGKFFAKRNLHPIRELIDGTIHCKPGAAEIFLQDIYTMLTNRRIKHIQDEEIDFTDSNYQDKLPMVARSTASRAIKTNIKLTEIMVEPNIQKNRQKVNAIINMHMQRRQLEREQVPERFGIKKTLGERAIRRPSMIVPSVSTVKIQKEKSIPVPSVASTEIRGKTGVHFKTVQVKQAEMPFRCELNSGTLNHLKEL from the exons TTCTTTGCAAAAAGAAATCTGCATCCCATCCGAGAGCTAATTGATGGAACAATTCATTGTAAACCAGGAGCTGCAGAAATATTTCTACAAGACATTTATACAATGCTGACAAACAGGCG TATAAAACATATTCAGGATGAAGAGATTGACTTTACAGACAGTAATTATCAGGATAAATTACCAATGGTTGCGAGATCAACTGCTTCAAGGGCTATTAAGACCAACATTAAGCTAACAGAAATAATGGTGGAGCCCAATATTCAAAAAAACAGACAAAAAGTAAATGCCATTATCAATATGCATATGCAGCGACGGCAGCTTGAGAGGGAGCAAGTTCCAG aacGGTTTGGTATTAAAAAAACGCTGGGGGAGCGTGCCATTCGTCGTCCTTCCATGATAGTTCCTTCCGTGAGTACAGTGAAGATTCAGAAGGAGAAATCTATTCCTGTGCCAA GTGTAGCATCCACAGAAATCAGAGGCAAAACGGGTGTTCATTTCAAAACCGTCCAAGTGAAACAAGCAGAGATGCCCTTTAGATGTGAATTAAATTCTGGCACCTTAAACCATCTTAAAGAATTGTAA